Part of the Bryobacteraceae bacterium genome is shown below.
GAGGAATCCGCACGCCACCATCACAAGCAGCCGCCATAACATCACGAGAAACGACGGCAGCGGCGACAACAAGCTGGCGATGGACCCGATTACGGCCACGATGACGGCGACCCGGACGGCGGCTGGATTGCCAAAGCCGATCGAAGGCGGAGGGACAGGAATGGACGCGGCGGGTACCGGCGTTTCGGCCGGCGGAGGAAGGTGAAGCTCACCTTCGTCGGCGGAGGGGTTGGGGAGTTCGCGTTGCGGGCGTCCGCACTTGTGGCAGAACAGAGCGTCTTCCACCAGGCGAGCGCCGCAAGTGCACGTTGCGTTCACGATCCCAGTGTGCCTTTGCGGCGGGCGGCGCCGCAAGCGGTTTATTCGGGGCGGACGAGGACGACAGTGAGATTGTCCTGGGCGGGGAGGTCGCGGGCGAGGGCGCGGCCGATGAGGTCGGTGGCGCCGATATCGCGATTCTTGAGAAGAATGGCGCCGATCTCTTCCTGTTCGAACGCGAGGGTGAGCCCGTCCGTGGCCAGCATGACGAGGTCGCCGGAGCGCAAGGAGAGCGGGGAGGGGCAACGGTCCACTTCGCGGATCTCCGGGGCGCCGAGATAGCTGCGCGGAGCGCCGCCCTTCACTTCGTGCAGGTGGAGGATATTCAGGAGTTCGAAGATTCCGTCGCGCAAGAGAAAAAGGCTGGTGTCACCGGCCGAGATCCAC
Proteins encoded:
- a CDS encoding protein phosphatase 2C domain-containing protein; protein product: MSFRIDIAQHIGSREAQLDACLLRQNELSWLAVACDGMGGFAEAAGSAHAAAEAFAQDWNPFLSPERVSPWLDDALIRAQSAVLDLGARSGISSGVAGTTLLAAASVESRLWWISAGDTSLFLLRDGIFELLNILHLHEVKGGAPRSYLGAPEIREVDRCPSPLSLRSGDLVMLATDGLTLAFEQEEIGAILLKNRDIGATDLIGRALARDLPAQDNLTVVLVRPE